The Streptomyces kanamyceticus genome window below encodes:
- a CDS encoding response regulator transcription factor yields the protein MAFIMVCEDDAAVRGVLKRALEYDGHTVSVAATADSLLRQLAPAPQLVVLDLGLPDADGRDVCLALRARGVDVPVLMLTALDGLHHKVGGFEAGTDDYMTKPFDVPELLVRVRALLRRATVAPATRREVVLDPAKHVVSYGSVSESLTPTEFRLLGRLIASQGDAVRRHALIAAGWPHGAQVSENTLDSFVRRLRSKLGPLGVAERLVTVRGVGYRWQ from the coding sequence GTGGCTTTCATCATGGTGTGCGAAGACGACGCGGCGGTCCGCGGCGTCCTCAAGCGCGCCCTGGAGTACGACGGCCACACCGTCTCGGTCGCCGCCACGGCCGACAGCCTGCTGCGGCAGCTCGCACCGGCGCCCCAGCTGGTCGTCCTGGATCTCGGGCTCCCGGACGCCGACGGCCGCGACGTCTGCCTGGCCCTTCGGGCGCGCGGTGTCGACGTGCCGGTGCTGATGCTCACCGCGTTGGACGGCCTGCATCACAAGGTGGGCGGCTTCGAGGCCGGCACCGACGACTACATGACCAAACCCTTCGACGTCCCGGAACTGCTGGTCCGGGTCCGGGCCCTCCTGCGCCGGGCCACCGTGGCGCCCGCGACGCGCCGCGAGGTCGTCCTCGATCCGGCGAAGCACGTGGTGTCCTACGGCTCGGTGAGCGAGAGCCTGACGCCGACCGAGTTCCGGCTGCTGGGCCGCCTGATCGCCTCGCAGGGCGACGCGGTACGCCGCCACGCCCTCATCGCCGCCGGCTGGCCGCACGGAGCGCAGGTCAGCGAGAACACCCTCGACTCCTTCGTGCGCCGACTGCGGAGCAAGCTGGGGCCGCTGGGCGTGGCCGAGCGTCTGGTGACCGTCCGCGGCGTGGGCTACCGATGGCAATGA
- a CDS encoding RNase A-like domain-containing protein, with amino-acid sequence MAGAERATGGDLAANQGQISQWISGNGRRLVINGPMNAADGRVYERATQGILSPSGVTTVLQRNPSMPNGYHIVTSYPSP; translated from the coding sequence TTGGCAGGAGCAGAGAGGGCTACGGGTGGAGACCTTGCCGCCAATCAAGGGCAAATCTCTCAATGGATTTCGGGAAATGGAAGACGTCTGGTGATTAACGGGCCGATGAATGCCGCGGATGGAAGGGTGTACGAGCGTGCCACGCAGGGCATCCTCTCACCTTCGGGGGTGACCACCGTCTTGCAGCGGAATCCTTCGATGCCGAACGGATACCACATCGTCACCTCCTACCCGAGCCCGTGA
- a CDS encoding ABC transporter permease, translating to MPTALTGAMAGEVIKLRSLRSTWITALVAVAFGLTLSVMDVAHTADAWPRMTTAERAQFDPVGDALSGFSFAVLAFGVLGVLGVSSEYTTGLIRSTLTATPRRLLAYTAKTLIIGGFALLLGELTAFTSYFIGQAVLARQHLDVGLGTPGVLRAVSCAGLYLFVVTVVGYGLGAVIRHTAGAIAALFALVYLSYGAAKAVEGWTYLPSKLVLSNAADTLGQLHPHPLHPERTPSLAFALADLALYLALALVCGAWRFTRDAS from the coding sequence ATGCCCACCGCGCTGACAGGTGCCATGGCCGGCGAGGTCATCAAGCTGCGTTCCCTCCGCTCGACCTGGATCACCGCCCTGGTCGCCGTGGCATTCGGCCTGACGCTGAGCGTCATGGACGTCGCGCACACCGCCGACGCCTGGCCCCGCATGACAACAGCCGAGCGGGCCCAGTTCGACCCGGTCGGTGACGCGCTCTCCGGTTTCTCCTTCGCCGTCCTCGCCTTCGGCGTCCTCGGCGTACTGGGCGTCAGCAGCGAGTACACCACCGGGCTGATCCGCTCGACGCTGACCGCGACACCCCGGCGCCTGCTCGCCTACACCGCCAAGACCCTCATCATCGGCGGATTCGCCCTGCTCCTGGGCGAACTCACCGCGTTCACCAGCTACTTCATCGGCCAAGCCGTCCTGGCCAGGCAGCACCTCGACGTCGGCCTGGGCACTCCCGGTGTGCTGCGCGCCGTGTCCTGCGCCGGGCTCTACCTGTTCGTCGTCACCGTCGTGGGCTACGGCCTCGGGGCCGTCATCCGGCACACCGCCGGAGCCATCGCCGCGCTCTTCGCCCTGGTCTACCTCAGCTACGGCGCGGCCAAGGCCGTCGAAGGCTGGACCTACCTGCCCAGCAAGCTCGTGCTGAGCAACGCCGCGGACACCCTCGGCCAGCTCCACCCGCACCCCCTCCATCCGGAACGGACCCCCTCTCTGGCCTTCGCCCTCGCCGACCTCGCCCTCTACCTCGCCCTCGCGCTCGTCTGCGGGGCCTGGCGCTTCACACGCGACGCCTCCTAG
- a CDS encoding COG4705 family protein: MTSTTEARTRSGRLMLNKVPEVTIWFWVIKILCTTVGESFADWINMKLGVGLVNTAWIFTAVFVVVLVVQLRLKRYVPFPYWLTVVVVSVTGTLYTDILTDQLNVPLWISSAVFSVLLAVVFGVWWLRERTLSIHSVTTLPRESFYWLAVLVTFALGTATGDWTLELTGWSPGASVLLPLSLIAAITLLWKFGANPVLSFWLAYILTRPLGANIGDWLASPKVAQPGEPTGLALGTFTTSLVFLGLILATVIYLTVTRSDVTETYEAAHAEHAGGDPRKERVALVGFGLLAVATTGLLVWAHGQPHTGPAPEEDNTSAVQMAPGAAVKKFPPAKVSALRTLASTSLKDAHSGNAKGAHAAAQSLRDLWDADQASLQPLDNTGWTSIDAQMDKVLKTFGIDHSNPPMSPARQETELNALLTDMG; the protein is encoded by the coding sequence ATGACATCGACAACGGAAGCACGCACCCGCAGCGGGCGCCTCATGCTCAACAAGGTCCCCGAGGTCACCATCTGGTTCTGGGTGATCAAGATCCTGTGCACCACCGTGGGTGAGAGCTTCGCCGACTGGATCAACATGAAGCTGGGCGTCGGCCTGGTGAACACGGCCTGGATCTTCACCGCGGTGTTCGTGGTGGTCCTGGTCGTCCAGTTGCGGCTGAAGCGGTACGTCCCGTTCCCCTACTGGCTGACCGTGGTCGTTGTCAGTGTCACGGGCACGCTGTACACCGACATCCTCACCGACCAGCTCAACGTGCCGCTGTGGATCAGCTCCGCCGTGTTCTCGGTCCTGCTCGCCGTGGTCTTCGGCGTGTGGTGGCTGCGCGAGCGCACCCTCTCGATCCACTCGGTCACGACGCTGCCACGTGAGTCGTTCTACTGGCTCGCGGTTCTCGTCACCTTCGCACTCGGCACCGCGACCGGCGACTGGACCCTCGAACTCACCGGCTGGAGCCCCGGCGCCTCGGTACTGCTGCCGCTCAGCCTCATCGCGGCGATCACGCTGTTGTGGAAGTTCGGCGCGAACCCGGTGCTGTCCTTCTGGCTCGCCTACATCCTGACCCGCCCGCTGGGCGCCAACATCGGCGACTGGCTCGCGTCCCCGAAGGTCGCTCAGCCGGGCGAGCCGACCGGTCTCGCCCTGGGCACCTTCACCACCAGCCTGGTCTTCCTCGGCCTCATCCTGGCGACGGTGATCTATCTGACGGTGACGCGCTCGGACGTGACCGAGACCTACGAGGCGGCCCACGCCGAACACGCAGGCGGCGACCCGCGCAAGGAGCGCGTCGCGCTGGTCGGCTTCGGACTGCTCGCCGTCGCGACCACGGGCCTGCTGGTCTGGGCCCACGGCCAGCCGCACACCGGCCCGGCGCCGGAGGAGGACAACACCTCCGCCGTCCAGATGGCTCCGGGTGCGGCGGTGAAGAAGTTCCCGCCTGCCAAGGTCTCCGCGCTGCGGACCCTCGCCTCGACCTCGCTCAAGGACGCACACTCGGGCAACGCGAAGGGCGCGCACGCGGCCGCCCAGTCGCTGCGTGACCTGTGGGACGCCGACCAGGCGTCATTGCAGCCGCTGGACAACACCGGCTGGACCTCCATCGACGCTCAGATGGACAAGGTGCTCAAGACCTTCGGCATCGATCACTCGAACCCGCCGATGTCGCCTGCGCGGCAGGAGACGGAACTGAACGCCCTTCTGACGGACATGGGCTGA
- a CDS encoding response regulator → MGAVVTIRVLVADDQQLIRVGLAGIVDTATDLTSIGSVATGRDAVAAAAEHRPDVVLMDVRMPEMDGIEATRRITTAGHARVLMLTTFDLDEYVFGALRAGASGFLLKDAPALDLLSAVRTVAQGEALLAPRITKRLIAAYVDRPAPRHFKEPPRLPEAVTTREREVLLLVAEGFTNAEIAERLYIGAGTVKTHIAWLLTKLDARDRVQLVIHAYRSGLTG, encoded by the coding sequence ATGGGAGCGGTCGTGACCATCCGGGTCCTGGTCGCCGACGACCAGCAGCTGATCCGCGTCGGCCTGGCCGGAATCGTGGACACCGCCACGGACCTCACGTCGATCGGGAGCGTCGCGACGGGCCGGGACGCCGTCGCGGCCGCCGCCGAACACCGGCCCGACGTCGTCCTGATGGACGTACGGATGCCCGAGATGGACGGCATCGAAGCCACCCGACGCATCACCACCGCCGGGCACGCCCGTGTCCTGATGCTCACCACCTTCGACCTCGACGAGTACGTCTTCGGCGCACTGCGCGCCGGGGCCAGCGGCTTCCTCCTCAAGGACGCACCGGCCCTCGACCTGCTGTCCGCCGTCCGCACCGTCGCCCAGGGCGAGGCACTGCTCGCGCCCCGCATCACCAAACGGCTCATTGCGGCATACGTCGACAGGCCCGCACCACGGCACTTCAAGGAACCGCCGCGGCTGCCCGAGGCCGTCACCACGCGTGAACGCGAAGTGCTGCTGCTCGTCGCCGAGGGATTCACCAACGCCGAGATCGCCGAACGGCTGTACATCGGCGCGGGAACGGTGAAGACCCACATCGCCTGGCTGCTGACCAAGCTTGACGCCCGCGACCGCGTCCAACTCGTCATCCACGCCTACCGCAGCGGCCTCACCGGCTGA
- a CDS encoding TetR/AcrR family transcriptional regulator translates to MTNEQPPTGLARRRRRLTDAETGQRMLDAALAMIERTGLTVSLEHISFEDVIRDAGVARSAVYRRWPYKDLFFSDLLMELAKQAPASADADGRPSEDAVMRLARERIDQFATARGRHDLCVELLRQGALRDFEAMYASTQWHTYIALHATFLGLADGTLRTEVQAALESAERGLNDQIAHSYERLTALLGLRLRPDLHTDFGELATSLSATMRGFVLTALSRPDLAERTVRQGAFGATYAAEWSQPALGITAAALAFLEPDPQVEWSEGRLAQVARVLES, encoded by the coding sequence ATGACGAACGAGCAACCGCCCACAGGATTGGCCCGGCGCCGACGTCGGCTCACCGACGCGGAGACCGGACAGCGCATGCTCGACGCCGCGTTGGCGATGATCGAGCGCACGGGATTGACCGTGAGCCTGGAGCACATCAGCTTCGAGGACGTCATCCGGGACGCGGGGGTCGCTCGCAGTGCCGTCTACCGCCGCTGGCCCTACAAAGACTTGTTCTTCAGCGACCTGCTCATGGAACTCGCCAAGCAGGCACCCGCTTCGGCCGATGCCGACGGTCGGCCGAGCGAGGACGCGGTCATGAGACTGGCCCGCGAACGCATCGATCAGTTCGCCACCGCCCGGGGCCGCCACGACCTCTGCGTCGAACTGCTGCGCCAGGGGGCATTGCGGGACTTCGAGGCGATGTACGCCTCAACGCAGTGGCATACCTACATCGCCCTGCACGCAACGTTCCTCGGCTTGGCCGACGGTACGTTGCGCACCGAGGTCCAGGCCGCACTCGAATCCGCCGAACGCGGACTCAACGACCAGATCGCGCACTCGTACGAACGGCTGACCGCCCTGCTCGGCCTGCGCCTCCGCCCCGACCTCCATACCGACTTCGGGGAGTTGGCCACCTCTCTGAGCGCGACCATGCGCGGCTTCGTACTTACTGCGCTGTCCCGCCCAGACCTTGCCGAGCGCACTGTCAGGCAGGGGGCTTTCGGCGCCACCTACGCGGCCGAATGGTCGCAGCCGGCTCTGGGGATCACCGCCGCCGCCCTGGCGTTCCTCGAACCTGACCCGCAAGTGGAGTGGTCCGAAGGGCGCCTTGCGCAGGTGGCACGGGTGCTGGAGTCCTGA
- a CDS encoding sensor histidine kinase, with protein MSPEPVRRYWPEALVVVSLAVCGLAPWHRQALFWGGLPLAFALFCVTSLRPARTAGIALAAALATAVSTGLPRFEHAGAVVPFALLFAVAWAVGFAVGQRRRYLHALLRQERDRADREAAAERLRIARELHDGIAHSMSVISVQAGFGRLVLDDRPQDAGSALEAIETTGRETLVELRRMLGVLHEDPHDADDTGLPPAPTLADLNRLTEQTRRPGLRIDLDVAGHARPLPPGLETAAYRIVQEALTNVVKHADASTVKVTVTYGPGELSLTVVDDGSIRPVPARVGRGLTGMRERVALYGGTLQAGPAATGGFRVRAGIPLDRPQATVDVWERS; from the coding sequence GTGTCCCCGGAGCCAGTGCGGCGCTATTGGCCGGAGGCCCTGGTCGTTGTGTCGTTGGCGGTGTGCGGCCTGGCACCGTGGCACCGGCAGGCGCTCTTCTGGGGCGGGCTGCCGCTCGCCTTCGCGCTCTTTTGCGTCACGTCCCTGCGCCCGGCCCGCACGGCGGGAATCGCCCTGGCCGCGGCCCTGGCGACGGCGGTGTCCACCGGCCTGCCCAGGTTCGAACACGCCGGGGCCGTGGTGCCCTTCGCGCTGCTCTTCGCCGTCGCCTGGGCGGTGGGCTTCGCGGTCGGCCAGCGGCGCCGGTATCTGCACGCGCTGCTGCGCCAGGAACGCGACCGCGCCGATCGGGAGGCGGCGGCGGAACGACTGCGGATCGCCCGCGAATTGCACGACGGCATCGCCCACTCGATGAGCGTGATCTCCGTCCAGGCGGGCTTCGGCCGCCTGGTGCTCGACGACCGTCCCCAGGACGCGGGGAGCGCGCTGGAGGCGATCGAGACCACCGGCCGGGAGACCCTCGTCGAACTGCGCCGCATGCTCGGCGTCCTGCACGAGGACCCCCACGACGCCGACGACACGGGCTTGCCCCCCGCCCCCACCCTCGCTGACCTGAACCGGCTCACCGAACAGACCCGGCGCCCCGGCCTGCGGATCGACCTCGACGTCGCGGGGCACGCCAGGCCCCTGCCACCGGGCCTTGAGACAGCTGCCTACCGGATCGTCCAGGAGGCGCTGACCAACGTGGTCAAGCACGCCGACGCGAGCACCGTGAAGGTCACCGTCACCTACGGACCCGGCGAGTTGAGCCTCACGGTGGTCGATGACGGCAGCATCCGACCGGTCCCCGCGCGTGTCGGCCGAGGGCTGACCGGGATGCGTGAGCGCGTCGCCCTCTACGGCGGCACCTTGCAAGCCGGGCCGGCTGCGACCGGCGGCTTCCGGGTACGAGCCGGCATCCCCCTCGACCGGCCACAGGCCACCGTCGACGTATGGGAGCGGTCGTGA
- a CDS encoding ABC transporter ATP-binding protein: MIRCEHLTKRFGRKAAVDDLSFEVKPARVTGFLGPNGAGKSTTIRAVLGLDTPDAGRALVDGVPYRQTEQPLRRVGALLDAGAVHQGRTAWAHLAALAATCHIRRGRIEEVLALTGLADVAHRRIGTYSLGMKQRLGIAAALLGDPPVLIFDEPANGLDPEGIRWIRDLMRSLAGEGRTVLASSHLMSEMALTADHLLVIGRGRLLADVPITDFVPAGASLEDAYLDLSASAVEYRTEGTDH; this comes from the coding sequence GTGATTCGATGCGAACATCTCACCAAACGCTTCGGCCGCAAGGCCGCCGTCGACGACCTCAGCTTCGAGGTCAAGCCCGCCCGCGTGACCGGCTTCCTCGGTCCCAACGGCGCGGGGAAGTCGACCACGATCCGGGCCGTCCTCGGCCTGGACACCCCGGACGCCGGACGCGCCCTGGTGGACGGCGTTCCCTACCGCCAGACCGAACAGCCGCTGCGCCGAGTCGGCGCTCTCCTTGACGCCGGGGCCGTCCACCAGGGCCGTACGGCATGGGCACATCTGGCCGCGCTCGCCGCCACCTGCCACATCCGGCGCGGCCGGATCGAGGAGGTGCTCGCCCTCACCGGCCTCGCCGACGTCGCCCACCGCAGGATCGGCACCTACTCGCTCGGCATGAAGCAGCGCCTGGGCATAGCCGCCGCCCTGCTCGGCGACCCGCCCGTGCTCATCTTCGACGAACCCGCCAACGGCCTGGACCCGGAGGGCATCAGATGGATCCGTGACCTCATGCGGTCACTGGCCGGCGAAGGACGCACCGTCCTGGCCTCCAGCCACCTGATGAGCGAGATGGCCCTCACGGCCGACCACCTTCTCGTCATCGGGCGAGGACGTCTGCTCGCCGACGTCCCGATCACCGACTTCGTTCCCGCCGGCGCCTCACTGGAAGACGCCTACCTCGACCTCTCCGCATCTGCCGTGGAATACCGGACCGAAGGGACGGACCACTGA
- a CDS encoding HipA family kinase — protein sequence MLREVTATRYIEPLRAGGSVPGVVEADDLGTYVVKFTGSAQGRKALVAEIIVGELARRLGLRFPELVLVDFDPAVAADEPHQEVQDLLRASAGLNLGMDLLPGAADFTPEALDVDPLEAGKVVWLDALTANVDRTVHSSNLMIWPTSGLQPPRLWLIDHGAALVFHHRWGASPPDKAYDFRHHALGGYAPDTAAADAGLAPLVTEAALREIVGLVPEAWLADEPGFSSPDEVRDAYVTHLLSRARSSATWLPTGFPSREELAAADAKRAAATEEGRPAWLKRVPDLHGKPSAERDWSGHVG from the coding sequence ATGCTGAGAGAGGTCACTGCGACCCGCTACATCGAGCCGTTGCGGGCTGGGGGCTCCGTGCCCGGCGTCGTCGAGGCCGATGACCTGGGCACGTACGTCGTGAAGTTCACCGGGTCCGCGCAGGGCCGCAAGGCGCTGGTCGCCGAGATCATCGTCGGCGAACTCGCACGCCGTCTCGGTCTGCGCTTCCCCGAACTGGTCCTCGTCGACTTCGACCCCGCGGTCGCCGCGGACGAACCCCACCAGGAGGTCCAGGACCTGCTGCGGGCCAGCGCCGGTCTCAACCTGGGCATGGACCTCCTGCCGGGCGCGGCGGACTTCACCCCCGAAGCGCTGGACGTGGACCCGCTGGAGGCGGGCAAGGTGGTGTGGCTCGACGCCCTCACCGCGAACGTCGACCGCACGGTGCACAGTTCGAACCTGATGATCTGGCCCACGTCAGGCCTTCAGCCCCCTCGCCTCTGGCTGATCGACCACGGCGCGGCCCTGGTCTTCCACCACCGCTGGGGAGCGTCGCCGCCCGACAAGGCGTACGACTTCCGCCACCACGCCCTCGGCGGTTACGCCCCCGACACGGCTGCCGCCGACGCGGGGCTGGCCCCGCTCGTCACGGAGGCCGCGCTCCGCGAGATCGTCGGCCTCGTGCCGGAGGCGTGGCTGGCGGATGAGCCGGGTTTCTCGTCCCCGGACGAGGTCCGCGACGCCTACGTCACCCACCTCCTGTCCCGCGCCCGCTCGTCGGCGACGTGGCTGCCGACGGGCTTCCCCAGCAGGGAGGAACTGGCGGCGGCGGACGCGAAGCGTGCGGCGGCGACGGAGGAGGGCCGCCCGGCCTGGCTGAAGCGTGTGCCGGACCTGCACGGCAAGCCGTCAGCGGAGCGGGATTGGTCGGGACACGTCGGATGA
- a CDS encoding HAMP domain-containing sensor histidine kinase, which yields MRQRVVRVALTAALVAVVLLAVPLALVIRSSLYADQRDALERAALSAAVRVNTDYLSGDPAELPAPPDGGHLGLYDTHLRLRAGDGPATGDAPVRRALGATVVRADSAGDLTVTVPVPHAEQVIGVVRASSPADAVRDRVLAAWAALAGACALALSAAVLLARRQARALATPLEDLSRHCRAVTDGDLSARAAPSSISEIDQVAHTHNEMLHSLTELLRHERDFTTNASHQLRTPLTGLQLTLEAGLTQGDARLRPVVEEALATTRRLHDTVEEVLRLSRSRGLPHAVAPDMAVSRLVRDLEGRWHGLLARDGRRLECTTEGVADDARVPGAPLAEILGVLLDNARVHGRGTVRLTVRDLEDALAFDVTDEGGIEQDPAHLFDRGHSDGGQGAGIGLALARDLALSLGGRLSLTGRRPSTFTVLVPVRGGEPQDGG from the coding sequence ATGAGACAGCGTGTGGTGCGTGTCGCCCTCACCGCCGCCCTGGTCGCCGTGGTCCTCCTCGCCGTCCCGCTGGCCTTGGTCATCCGGTCCTCGCTCTACGCCGACCAGCGCGACGCCTTGGAGCGGGCCGCCCTGTCGGCCGCGGTGCGGGTCAACACCGACTACCTGAGCGGAGACCCGGCCGAACTGCCCGCGCCACCGGACGGTGGACACCTGGGCCTGTACGACACCCACCTGCGGCTGCGGGCGGGCGACGGCCCGGCGACCGGCGACGCCCCCGTGCGCCGCGCCCTCGGCGCGACGGTGGTGCGCGCCGACTCGGCCGGCGACCTGACGGTCACGGTGCCGGTGCCGCACGCCGAACAGGTCATCGGCGTCGTCCGCGCCTCCTCACCCGCCGACGCCGTACGCGACCGGGTCCTGGCCGCATGGGCCGCGCTCGCGGGAGCCTGCGCCCTCGCCCTGAGCGCGGCCGTCCTGCTCGCCCGCCGCCAGGCGCGAGCCCTCGCCACCCCACTGGAGGACCTCTCCCGCCACTGCCGGGCCGTTACGGACGGCGACCTGAGCGCGCGGGCCGCCCCCAGCAGCATCAGCGAGATCGACCAAGTGGCCCACACACACAACGAGATGCTGCACAGCCTCACCGAACTCCTGCGCCACGAGCGGGACTTCACCACCAACGCCTCCCACCAACTGCGCACCCCGCTCACCGGACTGCAGCTCACCCTGGAAGCGGGCCTCACCCAAGGCGACGCCCGGCTGCGCCCCGTCGTCGAGGAGGCGCTGGCCACCACGCGCCGCCTGCACGACACGGTGGAGGAGGTGCTGCGCCTGTCCCGCTCCCGCGGCCTTCCCCACGCCGTCGCCCCGGACATGGCGGTGTCCCGTCTCGTACGTGACCTCGAGGGACGCTGGCACGGCCTGCTCGCCCGCGACGGCAGACGGCTGGAGTGCACGACCGAAGGCGTCGCCGACGACGCCCGGGTCCCGGGCGCCCCTCTCGCGGAGATCCTCGGCGTCCTGCTGGACAACGCGCGCGTGCACGGGCGGGGCACCGTGCGCCTGACGGTGCGCGACCTCGAGGACGCGCTGGCCTTCGACGTGACGGACGAAGGCGGGATCGAGCAAGACCCGGCGCATCTCTTCGACCGTGGGCACAGCGACGGCGGCCAGGGAGCGGGCATCGGCCTGGCCCTCGCCCGCGACCTGGCCCTCTCTCTGGGCGGCAGGCTTTCCCTGACGGGCCGCCGGCCGAGTACGTTCACCGTGCTGGTGCCGGTGCGCGGCGGCGAGCCGCAGGACGGCGGCTGA
- a CDS encoding sensor histidine kinase, giving the protein MTGFRSRVVALTVLIATAVVAVLVVVSHVLLSRVTDADAHDLARTRAEAVAVNVTAKGGRVVLTENDSEALDEVAWVYADGHLIDGNVPASVVGRVEELADSRRSQTATVGDYLLYARLVPIEGHHVMVVVRVDLTPYETSEQRSLTLSLILGGLAILLAGGVAHLVVHRALRVVHEMAALADDWGHHEPGRRFNLGVPRDEFGELGQTLDRLLERVDNALADERRLTDEIAHELRTPLTVLRGEAQLAQLCGEPVPPEAVLSEVDRLDTAITTILRAARARTDDEARCDLRSAARQAIGSRAVEVAFPAKAEAAVAPDVAVSLLSPLLENGLRHARSRVWITARNQGETVVIDILDDGPGFDPADVERVFEAGVTGGDGYGLGLPVVRRIAASAGVEVRAIADGRGHVEVTLPAARAAT; this is encoded by the coding sequence ATGACGGGATTCCGCAGCAGGGTCGTCGCGCTCACTGTGCTGATCGCCACCGCCGTGGTCGCGGTCCTGGTCGTGGTCTCGCACGTGCTGCTGAGCCGGGTGACGGACGCGGACGCGCATGACCTGGCCCGGACCCGTGCCGAGGCGGTCGCGGTGAACGTCACCGCCAAGGGCGGCCGTGTCGTACTGACGGAGAACGACAGCGAGGCACTGGACGAGGTCGCCTGGGTGTATGCCGACGGCCACCTGATCGACGGGAACGTCCCGGCAAGCGTGGTGGGTCGCGTCGAGGAGTTGGCGGACTCGAGGCGATCGCAGACCGCGACGGTGGGCGACTACCTCCTGTACGCGCGGCTGGTGCCGATCGAGGGCCACCACGTCATGGTGGTTGTCCGGGTGGACCTCACGCCCTACGAGACATCCGAGCAGCGCAGTCTGACCTTGTCGTTGATCCTGGGCGGCCTCGCGATCCTCCTCGCCGGGGGTGTCGCGCACCTCGTGGTGCACCGCGCGCTGCGGGTCGTGCACGAGATGGCCGCCCTGGCCGACGACTGGGGCCATCACGAACCCGGACGCCGTTTCAACCTGGGAGTTCCCCGCGACGAGTTCGGGGAATTGGGACAGACCTTGGACCGCCTCCTGGAGCGCGTCGACAACGCGCTGGCGGATGAGCGCCGGCTCACCGATGAAATCGCCCACGAACTGCGGACCCCGCTCACGGTCCTGCGCGGTGAGGCGCAGCTGGCGCAGCTGTGCGGCGAGCCGGTGCCGCCGGAGGCGGTGCTGAGCGAGGTCGACCGCCTCGATACGGCGATCACGACGATTCTGCGCGCCGCGCGCGCACGGACCGACGACGAGGCCCGGTGCGATCTGCGCTCCGCCGCGCGGCAGGCGATCGGCTCCCGCGCGGTCGAGGTCGCCTTCCCGGCGAAGGCCGAGGCGGCCGTGGCGCCCGACGTCGCCGTGTCACTGCTGTCCCCCCTGCTGGAGAACGGCCTGCGGCACGCGCGGTCGCGGGTGTGGATCACCGCGCGCAACCAGGGCGAGACCGTGGTGATCGATATCCTGGACGACGGCCCCGGATTCGATCCCGCGGACGTCGAGCGGGTCTTCGAAGCGGGCGTGACCGGCGGCGACGGGTACGGTCTTGGGCTGCCGGTGGTCCGGCGCATCGCCGCCTCGGCCGGTGTGGAGGTCCGCGCGATCGCGGACGGCCGCGGTCACGTCGAGGTGACCCTTCCGGCCGCGCGTGCGGCCACGTAG
- a CDS encoding contact-dependent growth inhibition system immunity protein, with translation MDMERLQYLAQAYFHQDYDLEAEEPIQILMEFRDGEPPEVVEELRHAMESVLSSGAHEEELAALWLDTAGACYDPRQDGIQMSVWFRQMIDALSVAQAKREAPPKVPEGPLDCLTAAVDGNVSGPCS, from the coding sequence ATGGACATGGAAAGACTTCAATATCTCGCACAGGCGTATTTCCATCAAGATTACGATCTGGAGGCAGAGGAGCCCATTCAGATCTTGATGGAGTTCCGAGATGGTGAACCCCCCGAGGTGGTCGAGGAACTGAGGCACGCTATGGAAAGCGTGTTGAGTTCGGGTGCACACGAGGAGGAGCTAGCTGCGCTTTGGCTCGATACGGCTGGAGCCTGCTATGACCCGCGCCAAGACGGGATACAGATGTCCGTCTGGTTCCGTCAGATGATCGACGCACTTTCTGTAGCACAGGCAAAGCGAGAGGCCCCTCCGAAGGTTCCGGAGGGGCCTCTCGACTGTCTGACGGCAGCAGTTGATGGCAACGTCAGCGGACCTTGTTCTTGA